GCTGATGGTCTGGGTTCTTTCCCTCTCGGACATGGACCTTAGCACCCATGCCCTCACTGCAAGTAAACATTATATAGCATTCGGAGTTTGTCAGGAATTGGTAGGCGGTGAAGCCCCCGCATCCAATCAGTAGCTCTACCTCTATATAACTTTAACACTTGCGCTGCACCTAAATGCATTTCGGGGAGTACGAGCTATTTCCGAGTTTGATTGGCCTTTCACCCCTACCCACAGGTCATCCGAAGACTTTTCAACGTCAACCGGTTCGGACCTCCACTATGTGTTACCACAGCTTCATCCTGCCCATGGGTAGATCACACGGTTTCGCGTCTAACACTACTGACTAAAGCGCCCTATTCAGACTCGCTTTCGCTACGGATCCGGTACTTAATACCTTAACCTTGCCAGCAACGTTAACTCGTAGGCTCATTATGCAAAAGGCACGCCGTCACCCCACGAAAGGGCTCCGACCGCTTGTAAGCGTATGGTTTCAGGATCTATTTCACTCCGTTATTCACGGTTCTTTTCACCTTTCCCTCACGGTACTGGTTCACTATCGGTCTCTCAGGAGTATTTAGCCTTAGCGGATGGTCCCGCCAAATTCAGACAGGGTTTCACGTGCCCCGCCCTACTCAGGATACCACTATCCTTATCTTCTCTTACTTATACGGGACTATCACCCTCTTCGGTTAACCTTTCCAGGTTATTCTAATTCAATCCGCAAGAAATGTCGTGGTCCTACAACCCCAAAATTGCCGTAACAACTTTGGTTTGGGCTAATCCGCGTTCGCTCGCCACTACTTACGGAATCACTTTTGTTTTCTTCTCCTCCGCCTACTTAGATGTTTCAGTTCAGCGGGTTTGCTCTCCTATCGGAGTGACATGTCTTCAACATGCCGGGTTGCCCCATTCAGGTATCTACGGATCAATTCGTGTGTGCCAATCCCCGTAGCTTTTCGCAGCTTATCACGCCTTTCTTCGCCTCTGAGAGCCTAGGCATCCCCCATACGCCCTTATTTTGCTTATTGTACTTTTGCTTCTACACATTACTGCATAGAGAGCGTGTTCTTTCTACTTTGTTATTATTTTCTTATCTCAATATGTCAATGAACTTTTCCGCGTTAGCGGCTGTGGAGAATATCGGAGTCGAACCGATGACCTCCTGCGTGCAAGGCAGGCGCTCTAGCCAGCTGAGCTAATCCCCCGTTCTATTTAGTGGACAGTTAACAGTTTTCAGTTAACAGTACTTCAAACGGTCACTCAACCTCTAAAATTTCCTTAAACAAGCTAAACAAAGTAGTCCCGCCCAGACTCGAACTGGGGACCCCTACATTATCAGTGTAGTACTCTAACCAGCTGAGCTACGAGACTCTGTATTTTGCTTATTATAATATTTGAACTAACAGCGAGAGTAATTGAATTTCTAATTTAAGGTCTAGTCCTTTTTATCGTCTCTAGAAAGGAGGTGTTCCAGCCGCACCTTCCGGTACGGCTACCTTGTTACGACTTAGCCCCAGTTACTAGTTTTACCCTAGGCAGCTCCTTACGGTCACCGACTTCAGGTACCCCCAGCTTCCATGGCTTGACGGGCGGTGTGTACAAGGCCCGGGAACGTATTCACCGGATCATGGCTGATATCCGATTACTAGCGATTCCAGCTTCACGGAGTCGAGTTGCAGACTCCGATCCGAACTGAGAACGGTTTTGTAGATTCGCTCCTGGTCACCCAGTGGCTGCTCTCTGTACCGTCCATTGTAGCACGTGTGTAGCCCAAGGCGTAAGGGCCGTGATGATTTGACGTCATCCCCACCTTCCTCACAGTTTACACTGGCAGTCTTGTTAGAGTTCCCGACTTGACTCGCTGGCAACTAACAACAGGGGTTGCGCTCGTTATAGGACTTAACCTGACACCTCACGGCACGAGCTGACGACAACCATGCAGCACCTTGTAAATTGTCTTGCGAAAGATCTGTTTCCAAACCGGTCAATCTACATTTAAGCCTTGGTAAGGTTCCTCGCGTATCATCGAATTAAACCACATGCTCCACCGCTTGTGCGGGCCCCCGTCAATTCCTTTGAGTTTCATTCTTGCGAACGTACTCCCCAGGTGGGATACTTATCACTTTCGCTTAGCCACTCAGATTGCTCCGAACAGCTAGTATCCATCGTTTACGGCGTGGACTACCAGGGTATCTAATCCTGTTCGCTCCCCACGCTTTCGTCCATCAGCGTCAATCCATTAGTAGTAACCTGCCTTCGCAATTGGTATTCCATGTAATATCTAAGCATTTCACCGCTACACTACATATTCTAGTTACTTCCTAATAATTCAAGTCTGACAGTATCAATGGCCGTTCCATCGTTGAGCGATGGGCTTTCACCACTGACTTATCAAACCGCCTACGGACCCTTTAAACCCAATGATTCCGGATAACGCTTGGATCCTCCGTATTACCGCGGCTGCTGGCACGGAGTTAGCCGATCCTTATTCTTACGGTACCGTCAAGCTCCTACACGTAGGAGTGTTTCTTCCCGTACAAAAGCAGTTTACACACCATAGATGCGTCTTCCTGCACGCGGCATGGCTGGATCAGGCTTGCGCCCATTGTCCAATATTCCTCACTGCTGCCTCCCGTAGGAGTCTGGTCCGTGTCTCAGTACCAGTGTGGGGGATCTCCCTCTCAGGACCCCTACCTATCGTAGCCATGGTAAGCCGTTACCTTACCATCTAGCTAATAGGACGCATGCCCATCTTTTACCGTTGGAACTTTAGTAATCAAGTGATGCCACTTAAATACACCATGGGGCATTAATCCAAATTTCTCTGGGCTATTCCCCTGTAAAAGGTAGGTTGCATACGCGTTACGCACCCGTGCGCCGGTCTCAGATATTGCTACCTTACCCCTCGACTTGCATGTGTTAGGCCTGCCGCTAGCGTTCATCCTGAGCCAGGATCAAACTCTTCATCGTATATTGTTATGCTGATATCGCTATCTGCATCGTAATTTAGACAAAGGCTAGGCTTTTTCAAATCTTTCGATTCTCTTACTCTCTTTTATTTGTTTTAAACATCACTGCTTAAAACGGCTGTCAATTCAATATGTCTATGAACGTGTTCTTCTTTTTTAATACCGCTTTCATTCTCAAAGCGGGTGCAAAAGTAATTATTCTTTTCTAACTAACAAGGCTTTTTAAAATTATTTTTGAATTATTTTAATTCCTTCGTTTTTTCAGTCTTCAATGAACTTTTCCTCTCTTGCGGGGTGCAAATATAAGAACTCTATTTCTTTCAATCCAAATAAAATTTGCCCTTTTTTCCATCTTTTTTTAAGATGTTGATAACTTGTGTTTTACAATTACCATTCGTCGAGTACTACTAAAAACTACTTCCTGATGAAAACCAAAAGTCATCACTAGCCCCGATAGTAGTGGCATCCTTTTTCCTTTTTTAAAGGAAAAAGATAGAACGGATAGCGGGAGCATATGCTCTTAAAGAATACTGACTTGGTGCTTCTGGTATTTAAAAAGTTATTTTTGGAGAGTTTGAGCTTTTTTCTCCCAGAAACTATATAGCTGGTCTATATCAACTGGATTAGCTGGTACTTGAGGAACTAATCGGCCTCTCAGAAAAGCTCTATCTAGAATGGTTTCTATCAAGAAGTCTTCGTTAACTTCATAGGGAGCGTATTTTGTTTTGAGATTGATATCAAATAATCTTGCGGTATTATTGGACCAAAAGGCTTTCCATCCGCTTTTATAGTCTTTGATAAGCTCGAAAGTTGTATAACCTGTTTGGCGATGGATTAATTTGACTAATATTTGTCCTTGTTTTCTGGAAAGTTTTTTGAGTTGTCCTGTGAATTCGTTCTCCATATAGTCTTCTACTATTTTGAAGTATTTCTTTTTTTCTCTTTTAGATTGCAACTTATCCATATTCTTATTCAACACTGTCAATCTTTCTGCGGCTACTCTTGCTAGAGGATAAACCTTATAGACTCTGTTTTGAAGTAATTGAAATTCCTTTAGTTCAGCAGCGTTTAGTCTATGTTTATAAACAACCACTTCTTCTAGAGGGACAATCGTATCGTTTTCGTCTTTAACCACCTCTTTTTTAATAGAATCGTTAGTTATTTGTCCTTTTGAAGTGAAGGAAATAGTAAAGAAAAAAAAGAAATAAATTAACTTTTTACTCATGATTTTAAAATTGCTGTTTTGGTAATCTTGAATCTTTGATTTCATAGTTATAGATTGTTAAGGTAAAAATATATAATATCCCTATCAACTCTAATGCCAAATTTATATTTTAGCAAAAAAAATATTTATGGCAGCAAAATCAATATTGACAAAATCATCACTTTCTTTCCTCGAAACCTATTTAAATAATGCCTCTCCAACGGGTTATGAATCGAATGGTCAAAAGATTTGGATGAACTATTTAAAACCTTATGTAGATACATTTATTACTGATACTTATGGATCTGCTGTGGGTGTTATTAATCCTGATGCCAAATATAAAGTGGTAATAGAAGGTCATTCTGATGAAATTTCATGGTATGTTAATTATATTACTTCTGACGGTCTTATATATGTTATAAGAAATGGTGGTTCTGATCATCAAATTGCGCCTTCTAAAAGGGTAAACATTCATACTAAAAATG
The window above is part of the Flavobacterium sp. N1994 genome. Proteins encoded here:
- a CDS encoding DUF4294 domain-containing protein, with protein sequence MKSKIQDYQNSNFKIMSKKLIYFFFFFTISFTSKGQITNDSIKKEVVKDENDTIVPLEEVVVYKHRLNAAELKEFQLLQNRVYKVYPLARVAAERLTVLNKNMDKLQSKREKKKYFKIVEDYMENEFTGQLKKLSRKQGQILVKLIHRQTGYTTFELIKDYKSGWKAFWSNNTARLFDINLKTKYAPYEVNEDFLIETILDRAFLRGRLVPQVPANPVDIDQLYSFWEKKAQTLQK